The following proteins are co-located in the Polymorphospora rubra genome:
- a CDS encoding acyl-CoA dehydrogenase family protein, with amino-acid sequence MDFDLTPEQAQLRDAVRALGRSYGHGYYVARAKAGEPTTELWADAGRLGYLGVSVPEEYGGGGGGITELSIVCEELAAAGCPLLLLVVSPAIVATIVARHGTDGQRKRFLPGIADGSLKVAFAITEPEAGSNFHKLGTVARRDGDDWLLSGRKCFISGVDEASYVLVVARTADAATGRLRPALFLVPTDAAGLTRSKLEMEIVSPENQWLLYLDDVRVPGDALVGDEDTGLPALFTGLNPERITVAAMSAGTARYALERASAYTATRQVWGRPVGAHQGVSHPLAHAAVQVELARLMIAKAAGLYDAGRDVEAGVAANLAKYASAEAATLAVDTAVQALGGNGMTTEYGVATLLGAVRATRIAPVSREMILNFVAQHVLAQPKSY; translated from the coding sequence ATGGACTTCGACCTCACCCCCGAACAGGCACAGCTGCGCGACGCCGTACGGGCTCTCGGCCGCTCGTACGGCCACGGCTACTACGTGGCCCGGGCGAAGGCCGGCGAACCGACCACCGAACTGTGGGCCGACGCCGGCCGGCTCGGCTATCTCGGGGTCAGCGTTCCCGAGGAGTACGGCGGCGGTGGCGGCGGCATCACGGAACTGTCGATCGTCTGCGAGGAACTGGCGGCGGCCGGCTGCCCGCTGCTGCTGCTCGTGGTGTCGCCGGCGATCGTGGCCACGATCGTGGCCCGGCACGGCACCGACGGGCAGCGCAAACGTTTCCTGCCCGGGATCGCCGACGGCTCGCTGAAGGTGGCCTTCGCGATCACGGAGCCGGAGGCGGGATCGAACTTCCACAAGCTGGGGACGGTGGCCCGCCGCGACGGCGACGACTGGCTGCTGTCCGGCCGCAAGTGCTTCATCTCCGGGGTCGACGAGGCGTCGTACGTGCTGGTGGTGGCCCGTACCGCCGACGCGGCGACCGGCCGGCTGCGGCCGGCGCTGTTCCTGGTGCCGACCGACGCGGCCGGCCTGACCCGGTCGAAGCTGGAGATGGAGATCGTGTCGCCGGAGAACCAGTGGCTGCTCTACCTCGACGACGTCCGGGTACCGGGCGACGCGCTGGTCGGCGACGAGGACACCGGCCTGCCGGCGCTGTTCACCGGCCTCAACCCGGAGCGGATCACGGTCGCCGCGATGAGTGCCGGCACCGCCCGGTACGCGCTGGAGCGGGCCTCGGCCTACACGGCGACCCGGCAGGTCTGGGGCCGGCCGGTCGGCGCGCACCAGGGCGTGTCGCATCCGCTGGCACACGCGGCGGTGCAGGTCGAACTGGCCCGCCTCATGATCGCCAAGGCCGCCGGACTCTACGACGCGGGCCGGGACGTGGAGGCGGGCGTCGCCGCCAACCTCGCCAAGTACGCCTCGGCCGAGGCCGCGACCCTCGCCGTCGACACCGCCGTACAGGCCCTCGGCGGCAACGGCATGACCACCGAGTACGGCGTCGCGACGCTGCTCGGCGCGGTACGGGCGACCCGGATCGCACCGGTCAGCCGGGAGATGATCCTCAACTTCGTGGCTCAGCACGTGCTCGCCCAGCCGAAGTCGTACTAG